The Pirellulales bacterium DNA window GCGGGCGATGCATCTGGACCACCATTGGCAAAGCCAGGTCGGTCGGGTGTTGATTAGCGGCGGGGCCTTTTTTGGACCGGGAGATGTCACGCCCGCCGCGGAGTTGAGCTTTTATAATGATCCGTTTGCGGCGCGGCAAACCGTTAAATCTCCTATGACCAAGACGCTGCTTCCGGCCGATGTGGCGCGGCAGCTCAGTTTCAGCTTTGCGATTATCGACCAGTTACCGGCGGAAACTACCCGCGTGGGCAAATTTCTGAGAAAAATCATCCCCTATGCCATGCGGGCCCAACGACAAGAACTGGGACGCGAGGATCTAGAATTAAACTCTGTCGCGGCGATCGTGGCTCTAACCAATCCCGAACTGTTCGAGACGCAAGAGCACGCCATCGATGTGGAAACAGAGGGAACGCTTGCATTAGGGGCATTGATCGCCGATCGCCGGAATGTCCGCGAGTGGCGCAATAATGCCGAAGTGATTGTATCATTGGACGCCGCTGCGGTGCGTGATTGTGTGCTGCGGGGATTGGCCTTGGCCACGGCATAAATCTTGGACGCGTTCGAACGAATCAATGGGGGCTAGTATTTTGTAAAGGGACGAAAAATTGATCATTAATACACTTTCTAGCTAAATGTAGCGCAACTAGCAATTTATGAAGGCATGCAGTATTACTGGGTTATTTCCGCATGACGCAACCGCGTTGTGGTAGAATTTTTTGGCTTGCGGTATTCCCAGGGTAGC harbors:
- a CDS encoding nucleoside hydrolase; translation: MPRKIIIDVDPGIDGAVALALALFDPRLEVVAVTATGGRVSSAQATKNVQTIIETLDPPRWPRIGAAYVDQLTSGDAARLHGADGLGNADLPSVGLAKLLSAEKLLVETVRENPEDITLVALGPLTNVARAMHLDHHWQSQVGRVLISGGAFFGPGDVTPAAELSFYNDPFAARQTVKSPMTKTLLPADVARQLSFSFAIIDQLPAETTRVGKFLRKIIPYAMRAQRQELGREDLELNSVAAIVALTNPELFETQEHAIDVETEGTLALGALIADRRNVREWRNNAEVIVSLDAAAVRDCVLRGLALATA